Proteins co-encoded in one Streptomyces roseochromogenus subsp. oscitans DS 12.976 genomic window:
- a CDS encoding thioredoxin family protein translates to MTGLVVCVAVLVVASAAGVLYKRRSGRVRVRGRDDGKRLGAAELGGALGERATLVQFSSAFCAPCRATRRVLGEVAGMVPGVTHVEIDAEAHLDLVRRLEILKTPTVLVLDADGRVVRRATGQPRKADVIAALGEAV, encoded by the coding sequence GACCGGACTGGTGGTGTGCGTGGCGGTGCTCGTCGTGGCGAGCGCCGCCGGAGTGCTGTACAAGCGGCGGAGCGGGAGAGTGCGGGTGCGCGGGCGGGACGACGGCAAGCGGCTGGGCGCCGCCGAACTGGGCGGCGCACTCGGTGAGCGGGCCACGCTGGTCCAGTTCTCCAGCGCCTTCTGTGCGCCCTGCCGGGCCACCCGGCGTGTGCTCGGCGAGGTCGCCGGCATGGTCCCCGGGGTGACCCACGTCGAGATCGACGCCGAGGCCCACCTGGACCTCGTACGCCGGCTGGAGATCCTGAAGACGCCCACCGTGCTGGTGCTCGACGCCGACGGGCGGGTGGTGCGGCGCGCCACCGGACAGCCCCGCAAGGCCGATGTCATCGCGGCGCTGGGGGAGGCCGTGTGA
- a CDS encoding putative leader peptide, which translates to MPTELLLHGRVHVDLARTASATCPDC; encoded by the coding sequence ATGCCGACCGAACTCCTTCTCCACGGGCGGGTCCACGTAGACCTCGCCCGCACCGCGAGCGCCACCTGTCCGGACTGTTGA
- a CDS encoding flavin reductase family protein, whose protein sequence is MTASPDLGTVQLASPDLLRSTFRRHAAGVAVITACGDSGPVGFTATSLTSVSAEPPIVSFGIGTGASSWPAIAETDHIGVHILGEHQSELAATFARSGADRFGAPTAWREGPEGVPVLHGVLAWLVCRITGRVPAGDHRIVLAEVVLGDHSGTGRPLLYHQGRFNGLRD, encoded by the coding sequence ATGACGGCCTCGCCCGACCTCGGCACCGTTCAGCTCGCCTCTCCCGACCTGTTGCGCTCCACCTTCCGCCGGCACGCCGCCGGTGTGGCGGTGATCACCGCGTGCGGTGACTCCGGTCCGGTCGGCTTCACCGCCACCTCCCTCACCTCCGTCTCCGCCGAGCCCCCGATCGTCTCCTTCGGCATCGGCACGGGCGCCTCCAGCTGGCCCGCGATAGCCGAGACCGACCACATAGGCGTCCACATCCTCGGTGAGCACCAGAGCGAGCTGGCCGCCACCTTCGCCCGCAGCGGCGCCGACCGCTTCGGCGCGCCGACCGCCTGGCGCGAGGGCCCGGAAGGCGTACCGGTGCTCCATGGCGTGCTCGCCTGGCTGGTCTGCCGGATCACCGGCCGCGTCCCGGCCGGTGATCACCGGATCGTGCTCGCCGAAGTCGTCCTGGGCGACCACTCCGGCACCGGCCGTCCGCTCCTGTACCACCAGGGCCGCTTCAACGGCCTGCGGGACTGA
- a CDS encoding electron transfer flavoprotein subunit beta/FixA family protein produces the protein MSLRIVVTVKYVPDATGDRHFADDLTVDRDDVDGLLSELDEYAVEQALQIAENADDAEVTVLTVGPEDAKDALRKALSMGADKAIHVEDDDLHGTDAIGTSLVLAKAIEKAGYDLVISGMASTDGTGGIVPALVAERLGVPQVTLLSEVSVEDGTVKGRRDGDAASEQLEASLPAVVSVTDQSGEARYPSFKGIMAAKKKPVESWDLSDLDIEAEEVGLEGAFTKVDEANERPARTAGTIVKDEGEGGKQLAEFLASQKFI, from the coding sequence GTGAGCTTGAGGATCGTTGTCACTGTGAAGTACGTGCCCGACGCCACTGGCGACCGGCACTTCGCCGATGACCTGACCGTCGACCGCGACGACGTGGACGGTCTGCTCTCCGAGTTGGACGAGTATGCGGTCGAGCAGGCCCTCCAGATCGCGGAGAACGCGGACGACGCCGAGGTCACCGTCCTGACGGTCGGCCCCGAGGACGCCAAGGACGCGCTCCGCAAGGCCCTCTCCATGGGTGCCGACAAGGCCATCCACGTCGAGGACGACGACCTGCACGGCACCGACGCCATCGGCACCTCCCTGGTGCTGGCCAAGGCGATCGAGAAGGCCGGTTACGACCTGGTGATCTCCGGCATGGCCTCCACCGACGGCACCGGCGGTATCGTCCCGGCCCTCGTGGCCGAGCGTCTCGGTGTCCCGCAGGTCACCCTGCTCTCCGAGGTCTCGGTCGAGGACGGCACGGTCAAGGGCCGTCGCGACGGCGACGCCGCCAGCGAGCAGCTGGAGGCCTCCCTCCCGGCCGTCGTCTCCGTCACCGACCAGTCGGGCGAGGCGCGTTACCCGTCCTTCAAGGGCATCATGGCCGCCAAGAAGAAGCCGGTGGAGTCCTGGGACCTGTCCGACCTGGACATCGAGGCCGAGGAGGTCGGCCTGGAGGGCGCGTTCACCAAGGTCGACGAGGCCAACGAGCGTCCGGCGCGCACGGCCGGCACCATCGTCAAGGACGAGGGCGAGGGCGGCAAGCAGCTCGCTGAGTTCCTCGCGAGCCAGAAGTTCATCTAA
- a CDS encoding electron transfer flavoprotein subunit alpha/FixB family protein: MAEVLVYVDHVDGAVRKPTLELLTLARRIGEPVAVALGNGAADTAATLAEHGAVKVLTHDASEYADYLVVPKVDALQAAYEAVSAGGSLAAVLVPSSAEGKEIAARLALRIGSGIITDAVDLEAGDEGPVATQSVFAASFTTKSRVIKGTPVITVKPNSAAVEAAPAAGAVEALAVSFSDKATGTKVTARTPRESTGRPELTEAAIVVSGGRGVNGAENFAIIEALADSLGAAVGASRAAVDAGWYPHTNQVGQTGKAVSPQLYIANGISGAIQHRAGMQTSKTIVAVNKDPEAPIFELVDYGVVGDLFDVVPQLTEEIKTRKG; encoded by the coding sequence ATGGCTGAAGTTCTCGTCTACGTCGACCACGTGGACGGTGCCGTCCGCAAGCCCACCCTCGAACTGCTGACCCTGGCCCGCCGCATCGGCGAGCCCGTCGCCGTCGCGCTGGGCAACGGCGCCGCCGACACCGCCGCCACGCTCGCCGAGCACGGCGCGGTGAAGGTCCTCACCCACGACGCGTCCGAGTACGCCGACTACCTGGTCGTGCCGAAGGTCGACGCCCTGCAGGCCGCCTACGAGGCTGTGTCCGCCGGGGGCTCCCTGGCCGCCGTGCTGGTCCCGTCCTCCGCCGAGGGCAAGGAGATCGCCGCCCGTCTGGCGCTGCGCATCGGCTCCGGCATCATCACCGACGCCGTCGACCTGGAGGCCGGCGACGAGGGTCCGGTGGCCACCCAGTCGGTGTTCGCCGCGTCCTTCACCACCAAGTCCCGTGTCATCAAGGGCACCCCGGTCATCACGGTCAAGCCGAACTCGGCCGCCGTGGAGGCCGCCCCGGCCGCCGGCGCGGTCGAGGCGCTCGCCGTGTCCTTCTCGGACAAGGCGACCGGCACCAAGGTCACCGCCCGCACCCCGCGCGAGTCGACGGGCCGCCCGGAGCTGACCGAGGCCGCGATCGTGGTCTCCGGTGGCCGCGGTGTGAACGGCGCCGAGAACTTCGCGATCATCGAGGCGCTCGCCGACTCCCTCGGCGCGGCCGTCGGTGCCTCGCGTGCCGCCGTCGACGCCGGCTGGTACCCGCACACCAACCAGGTCGGCCAGACCGGTAAGGCGGTCTCGCCGCAGCTGTACATCGCCAACGGCATCTCCGGCGCGATCCAGCACCGCGCCGGTATGCAGACCTCGAAGACCATCGTGGCCGTCAACAAGGACCCCGAGGCCCCGATCTTCGAGCTGGTCGACTACGGCGTCGTCGGCGACCTCTTCGACGTCGTCCCGCAGCTGACCGAGGAGATCAAGACCCGCAAGGGCTGA
- a CDS encoding endonuclease/exonuclease/phosphatase family protein → MPNRSRVTRRMGLKTVLAVTIPMSLSSTALAAGPASAGEPPSGPLRVMSYNLRYASSAEPHSWAARRPVTHALLQRERCHVIGTQEGLYQQLRDIEADLGTPYDWIGTGRAGGSRDEFMAVFYDTRRLAPQEYDHFWLSGTPDVIGSNTWGGGSIRMVTWVRFQDLLDGDREFYVLNTHLDNQSQNARARAAALICQRIAGLDRSLPLLVTGDFNVSAHKNPVYDTMLGAGLADTWDAAAERGKLYGTFHGYKPLTPDGDRIDWILATPGVTTHQASINTFSLNGRFPSDHLPVQASLTLG, encoded by the coding sequence GTGCCGAACCGCAGCCGCGTCACCCGCCGTATGGGCCTGAAGACCGTGTTAGCGGTCACGATCCCCATGTCCCTGTCCAGTACAGCACTCGCCGCCGGCCCCGCCTCGGCCGGCGAACCGCCGAGCGGTCCGCTCCGTGTCATGTCGTACAACCTCCGCTACGCGAGCTCCGCCGAACCCCACAGCTGGGCCGCCCGCAGACCCGTGACGCACGCCCTGCTGCAGCGCGAGCGGTGCCATGTCATCGGCACCCAGGAAGGCCTCTACCAGCAGCTGCGCGACATCGAGGCCGACCTCGGCACTCCCTACGACTGGATCGGCACCGGACGCGCCGGCGGCAGCCGCGACGAGTTCATGGCGGTCTTCTACGACACCCGCCGCCTCGCCCCGCAGGAGTACGACCACTTCTGGCTCTCCGGCACTCCGGACGTGATCGGGTCCAACACCTGGGGCGGCGGCTCCATCCGGATGGTGACCTGGGTCCGGTTCCAGGATCTGCTCGACGGCGACCGCGAGTTCTACGTCCTGAACACGCACCTCGACAACCAGAGCCAGAACGCACGCGCGCGTGCCGCCGCCCTGATCTGCCAGCGCATCGCCGGACTCGACCGCTCGCTCCCGCTCCTCGTCACCGGCGACTTCAACGTCTCCGCCCACAAGAACCCGGTCTACGACACGATGCTGGGCGCCGGCCTGGCCGACACCTGGGACGCCGCGGCCGAGCGCGGCAAGCTGTACGGGACCTTCCACGGGTACAAGCCGCTGACCCCCGACGGCGACCGCATCGACTGGATCCTCGCCACCCCTGGTGTCACGACGCACCAAGCCTCGATCAACACGTTCTCGCTGAACGGCCGGTTCCCGAGCGACCACCTGCCGGTGCAGGCCTCCCTGACACTGGGATGA
- a CDS encoding DUF6986 family protein translates to MGQQEKVATSLAGAVSEEISASLAPVDAELERRYPGDPGTRQPVHTVYVPGDAFAAGTIRSWGDQALAALDEHAPDAASFAAVLGLSDELAEPVYSRVRAKLEREPIEDLRVDFEDGYGAHPDAEEDATAARAARLIAQAYRNGTAAPYMGIRMKCMEAAVRDRGIRTLDVFLTGLIESGGLPEGLVLTLPKVTYPEQVTAFVRLLEAFEKVHGLDAGRLGFEIQIETSQSILATDGTATVARMIQAAEGRATGLHYGTFDYSACLGVSAAYQASDHPAADHAKAIMQVAAAGTGVRVSDGSTNVLPVGPTEKVHDAWRLHYGLTRRALARAYYQGWDMHPGHIPTRYAAVFAFYREGFEQAAARLARYANHAGGDVMDEPATAKALSGYLLRGLDCGALDIAEVARLTGLTRAGLEGFAAPRRGDLTASAK, encoded by the coding sequence ATGGGTCAGCAGGAGAAGGTGGCGACAAGCCTCGCGGGCGCCGTCAGCGAGGAGATCAGCGCCTCCCTCGCACCGGTCGACGCGGAGCTGGAGCGCCGCTACCCCGGGGACCCGGGCACCCGGCAGCCCGTCCACACCGTCTACGTCCCCGGTGACGCCTTCGCCGCCGGCACCATCCGCTCCTGGGGCGACCAGGCCCTCGCCGCCCTCGACGAGCACGCCCCCGACGCGGCCTCCTTCGCGGCGGTCCTCGGCCTGTCGGACGAGCTGGCCGAGCCGGTCTACTCCCGCGTCCGCGCCAAGCTGGAGCGCGAGCCCATCGAAGACCTGCGCGTCGACTTCGAGGACGGCTACGGCGCCCACCCCGACGCCGAGGAGGACGCGACGGCGGCCCGCGCGGCCCGGCTGATCGCGCAGGCGTACCGGAACGGCACGGCGGCGCCTTACATGGGCATCCGTATGAAGTGCATGGAGGCGGCGGTACGCGACCGCGGCATCCGCACCCTCGACGTCTTCCTCACCGGCCTGATCGAGTCGGGCGGCCTGCCCGAGGGCCTGGTCCTCACCCTGCCCAAGGTGACCTACCCCGAGCAGGTCACCGCGTTCGTACGCCTGCTGGAGGCCTTCGAGAAGGTACACGGCCTGGACGCCGGCCGGCTCGGCTTCGAGATCCAGATCGAGACCAGCCAGTCCATCCTCGCCACCGACGGCACCGCCACCGTCGCCCGGATGATCCAGGCCGCCGAGGGCCGCGCCACGGGGCTGCACTACGGCACCTTCGACTACAGCGCCTGCCTCGGCGTCTCCGCCGCCTACCAGGCCAGCGACCACCCGGCCGCCGACCACGCCAAGGCGATCATGCAGGTCGCGGCCGCCGGCACCGGCGTCCGGGTCTCCGACGGCTCGACGAACGTGCTGCCCGTCGGCCCGACCGAGAAGGTCCACGACGCCTGGCGCCTGCACTACGGCCTCACCCGCCGCGCCCTCGCCCGCGCCTACTACCAGGGCTGGGACATGCACCCCGGGCACATCCCGACCCGCTACGCGGCCGTCTTCGCCTTCTACCGCGAGGGCTTCGAGCAGGCGGCGGCCCGCCTCGCCCGCTACGCCAACCACGCGGGCGGCGACGTCATGGACGAGCCCGCCACCGCCAAGGCCCTCAGCGGCTATCTGCTGCGCGGCCTGGACTGCGGCGCCCTCGACATCGCCGAGGTCGCCCGCCTCACCGGCCTGACCCGCGCCGGCCTGGAGGGCTTCGCGGCGCCCCGGCGCGGCGACCTGACGGCCTCCGCGAAGTAG
- a CDS encoding serine/threonine-protein kinase produces MSSGEQGPEESGHTDDGLGRVLAGRYRVTARLGRGGMGVVWRAVDEVLGREVAVKELRTYTDAAGPELSDLRLRMQREARAAARVRHPGVVAVHDVAEVDGRPLIVMELIDGPSLDGILRERGTLDPYEAARIGAAVTDALAAAHRAGVLHRDVKPGNILLDRSGRVVLTDFGIATMDDPGDGSATRLTRSGELVGSLDYLAPERAQGAEPGPPADVWALGATLYAAVEGASPFRRTSTYSTLTAIVCEPLPEPRRAGPLAPVLRRLMDKRPDARPDAEEAREALHEVTQARTPDTPTTTLRATPPRVPGPSERGTPSAPPGFGPVDPGTGGPTAPYDPAPEAGAHGSAARAGAYGPAPDAGAHAPAPQAGVPMEPVSSHPDHPESPAPHTGAATGPPPAFPPGAPTGPTPAFASGAPTGPMSTASGSPRRKGRALLAAAAVAVVLAVAGVTVALVRDQGAPGADSVAAAAHSTDAATRRAGTEGSTQPGHPHRAGGKSAAPTGKPSGAGDAKPSSSASASAPASTSAEPSDAPTGTGGTGHTSNPAPACGPTGGGKYNCQVWRSATSYTASGAAAGTLNAGTDYFYCQANLGRRETYGRWTNVWWAKTDDDSGNTGVYVSDVYLKGGNNDAPVPGLPVC; encoded by the coding sequence GTGTCTTCGGGGGAGCAGGGACCGGAGGAGTCCGGGCACACGGACGACGGGCTCGGCCGGGTGCTGGCAGGTCGTTACCGCGTCACCGCACGCCTCGGGCGCGGCGGCATGGGGGTGGTCTGGCGGGCGGTGGACGAGGTCCTCGGCCGCGAGGTCGCGGTCAAGGAGCTGCGCACCTACACCGACGCGGCCGGACCGGAACTGTCCGACCTGCGGCTGCGCATGCAGCGCGAGGCCCGGGCCGCCGCCCGGGTCCGCCACCCCGGCGTCGTCGCCGTGCACGACGTCGCCGAGGTCGACGGGCGCCCGCTGATCGTCATGGAACTGATCGACGGACCCTCCCTCGACGGCATCCTGCGCGAGCGCGGCACCCTCGACCCGTACGAGGCGGCGCGCATCGGCGCGGCGGTGACGGACGCACTGGCCGCCGCCCACCGCGCCGGCGTCCTGCACCGCGACGTCAAACCCGGCAACATCCTCCTCGACCGCTCCGGCCGGGTCGTCCTGACCGATTTCGGCATCGCCACCATGGACGACCCCGGCGACGGTTCGGCCACCCGCCTCACCCGCAGCGGCGAACTCGTCGGCTCGCTGGACTATCTGGCCCCCGAGCGCGCCCAGGGCGCCGAGCCGGGACCGCCCGCCGACGTCTGGGCCCTCGGCGCGACGCTGTACGCGGCCGTCGAGGGTGCCTCGCCGTTCCGCCGTACGTCCACCTACTCGACGCTCACCGCGATCGTCTGCGAGCCCCTGCCCGAGCCGCGCCGGGCGGGCCCGCTGGCACCGGTGCTGCGGCGCCTGATGGACAAGCGCCCGGACGCCCGCCCGGACGCCGAGGAGGCCCGCGAGGCGCTGCACGAGGTGACACAGGCGAGAACCCCGGACACTCCGACGACCACCTTGCGCGCCACGCCGCCACGGGTGCCCGGACCGTCGGAGCGCGGCACGCCGTCCGCGCCACCGGGATTCGGGCCGGTGGACCCGGGCACGGGCGGTCCGACGGCCCCTTACGATCCCGCTCCCGAGGCCGGTGCGCATGGTTCCGCCGCGCGGGCTGGTGCATATGGTCCGGCTCCGGATGCCGGTGCGCACGCTCCCGCTCCGCAGGCCGGTGTGCCGATGGAGCCGGTGTCCTCTCACCCGGATCACCCGGAAAGCCCCGCCCCGCACACCGGCGCTGCCACCGGACCGCCCCCCGCATTCCCGCCCGGCGCTCCCACCGGACCGACCCCGGCCTTCGCGTCCGGTGCCCCCACCGGACCCATGAGCACGGCATCGGGTTCGCCCCGTCGCAAGGGCCGGGCCCTGCTCGCCGCCGCTGCCGTCGCCGTCGTGCTCGCCGTGGCCGGGGTCACCGTGGCCCTGGTGCGCGATCAGGGTGCGCCGGGGGCGGACTCCGTTGCAGCCGCCGCCCACAGCACGGACGCCGCCACGAGACGGGCCGGCACCGAGGGGTCCACCCAGCCCGGACACCCGCACCGAGCCGGCGGGAAGAGCGCCGCGCCCACCGGGAAGCCGAGCGGGGCCGGTGACGCCAAGCCGTCCTCCAGCGCCTCCGCCTCGGCGCCCGCCTCCACGTCGGCCGAACCCTCCGACGCCCCCACCGGGACCGGCGGTACGGGCCACACCTCGAACCCGGCGCCGGCCTGCGGGCCCACCGGCGGTGGCAAGTACAACTGCCAGGTCTGGCGCAGCGCCACGTCCTACACGGCCTCCGGCGCCGCGGCCGGAACGCTGAACGCGGGCACCGACTACTTCTACTGCCAGGCGAATCTGGGGCGCCGGGAGACCTACGGCCGCTGGACGAACGTGTGGTGGGCGAAGACCGACGACGACAGCGGCAACACCGGTGTCTACGTCAGCGACGTCTACCTCAAGGGCGGGAACAACGACGCCCCGGTGCCGGGACTCCCGGTCTGCTGA
- a CDS encoding LacI family DNA-binding transcriptional regulator: MPETTRRADSLPGTRYGNRPTMKDVAARAGVGLKTVSRVVNGEPGVTPDTERRVQEAIDALGFRRNDSARVLRKGRTASIGLVLEDLADPFYGPLSRAVEEVARAHGALLINGSSAEDPEREQELALALCARRVDGLVVIPAGDDHRYLEPEIRAGVATVFVDRPAGRIDADVVLSDNFGGARNGVAHLIAHGHRRIGFIGDMPRIHTAAERLRGYRAAMEDAGIPVEDAWMSLGQTNPERVRRAAEEMLSGPEPVTAVFTGNNRVTVTVIRVLAERSRRVALVGFDDFELADLLQPGVTVVAQDAAALGRTAAERLFRQLDGGLVTPERIELPTRLITRGSGELPPAD; the protein is encoded by the coding sequence GTGCCCGAGACGACCCGCCGCGCAGACAGCCTTCCCGGCACCCGTTACGGCAACCGCCCGACGATGAAGGATGTGGCGGCGCGGGCCGGTGTCGGGCTGAAGACGGTCTCCCGGGTGGTCAACGGCGAGCCCGGCGTCACCCCGGACACCGAGCGCCGGGTGCAGGAGGCGATCGACGCGCTGGGCTTCCGCCGCAACGACAGCGCCCGGGTGCTGCGCAAGGGCCGTACGGCGAGCATCGGCCTGGTCCTGGAGGACCTCGCCGACCCCTTCTACGGCCCGCTCAGCCGCGCCGTGGAGGAGGTGGCCCGGGCCCATGGCGCCCTGCTCATCAACGGCTCCAGCGCCGAGGACCCGGAGCGCGAGCAGGAGCTGGCGCTGGCCTTGTGCGCCCGCCGGGTGGACGGTCTGGTGGTGATCCCGGCCGGGGACGACCATCGCTATCTCGAACCGGAGATCAGGGCCGGGGTGGCGACCGTCTTCGTTGACCGTCCGGCCGGGCGGATCGACGCCGACGTGGTGCTGTCGGACAACTTCGGCGGGGCCCGGAACGGCGTCGCCCATCTGATCGCGCACGGCCACCGCCGGATCGGGTTCATCGGCGACATGCCCCGTATCCACACCGCCGCCGAGCGGCTACGCGGCTACCGGGCGGCCATGGAGGACGCCGGGATACCGGTCGAGGACGCCTGGATGTCCCTCGGGCAGACGAATCCGGAGCGGGTGCGCAGGGCGGCGGAGGAGATGCTCTCGGGGCCCGAGCCCGTCACCGCGGTCTTCACGGGCAACAACCGGGTGACGGTCACCGTGATCCGGGTGCTGGCCGAGCGGTCCCGCCGCGTCGCGCTCGTCGGCTTCGACGACTTCGAGCTGGCCGATCTGCTCCAGCCGGGCGTCACGGTCGTCGCCCAGGACGCGGCCGCCCTCGGCCGTACCGCCGCCGAGCGCCTGTTCCGTCAGCTGGACGGCGGGCTCGTGACACCGGAGCGCATCGAACTGCCCACCCGGCTGATCACGCGCGGCTCGGGCGAGCTGCCGCCGGCCGACTGA
- a CDS encoding ROK family protein has protein sequence MHTDLVAALDIGGTKIAGALVDDDGRILTRAQRGTPAQQDGETVMRAVEEVLGELAGSPLWGHAGAIGIGSAGPVDASAGTVSPVNVPGWRDFPLVERVRATTGGLPVELIGDGVAITAAEHWQGAARGHDNALCMVVSTGVGGGLVLNGRLHPGPTGNAGHIGHISVDLDGDPCPCGSRGCVERIASGPNIARRALEQGWRPGPDGDTSAAAVAAAAREGDPVAVASFARAAQALAAGIAATATLVEIDIAVIGGGVGKAGDILFTPLRKALTDYATLSFVQRLTVVPAQMGTDAGLVGAAAAALARRPDAKAGV, from the coding sequence ATGCACACCGACCTCGTGGCGGCCCTGGACATCGGCGGTACCAAGATCGCCGGCGCGCTGGTGGACGACGACGGACGGATCCTGACGCGGGCCCAGCGCGGCACGCCCGCGCAGCAGGACGGGGAAACGGTCATGCGCGCCGTCGAGGAGGTCCTCGGCGAGCTCGCCGGGTCACCGCTGTGGGGACACGCCGGCGCCATCGGCATCGGCAGCGCCGGCCCGGTGGACGCCTCCGCGGGCACCGTGAGCCCCGTGAACGTGCCGGGCTGGCGCGACTTCCCGCTGGTCGAGCGGGTGCGCGCGACCACCGGCGGGCTTCCGGTCGAGCTGATCGGCGACGGTGTCGCGATCACGGCCGCCGAGCACTGGCAGGGAGCCGCCCGCGGCCACGACAACGCGCTGTGCATGGTGGTGTCGACCGGTGTGGGTGGCGGCCTGGTCCTGAACGGCCGACTGCACCCCGGTCCGACCGGCAACGCCGGGCACATCGGGCACATCAGCGTCGACCTCGACGGCGACCCGTGCCCGTGCGGTTCGCGCGGCTGCGTGGAGCGGATCGCGAGCGGGCCGAACATCGCCCGCCGCGCCCTGGAACAGGGCTGGCGTCCCGGCCCTGACGGTGACACCTCGGCCGCCGCGGTGGCCGCCGCCGCCCGCGAGGGCGACCCGGTCGCGGTGGCCTCCTTCGCGCGGGCGGCCCAGGCGCTGGCCGCCGGGATCGCGGCCACCGCGACCCTGGTCGAGATCGACATCGCGGTGATCGGCGGGGGCGTGGGCAAGGCGGGCGACATCCTCTTCACGCCCCTGCGCAAGGCGCTCACCGACTACGCGACGCTGTCCTTCGTCCAGCGGCTGACGGTCGTGCCCGCACAGATGGGTACGGACGCGGGGCTGGTCGGCGCGGCAGCCGCTGCGCTGGCCCGGAGGCCGGACGCGAAGGCGGGGGTCTGA